A genomic window from Nitrospinota bacterium includes:
- a CDS encoding DUF4160 domain-containing protein — MPTISVFFGIIIRMYHREHAPPHFHAFYSGEHAIIDIGTLQVKEGRLPRRALDMVLEWASIHRRELMMNWNLAQERKPLLKIEALE; from the coding sequence ATGCCGACCATAAGCGTGTTCTTTGGAATCATTATCAGGATGTATCATAGAGAACACGCACCGCCGCATTTCCATGCTTTTTATAGTGGCGAACACGCAATTATTGACATAGGTACCTTACAGGTAAAGGAAGGGAGGCTTCCACGCCGGGCTTTGGACATGGTGTTGGAATGGGCCTCAATTCACCGGCGGGAGCTTATGATGAACTGGAATTTGGCGCAAGAACGCAAACCCTTGTTGAAAATTGAGGCATTGGAATAG